Proteins encoded within one genomic window of bacterium:
- the nadC gene encoding carboxylating nicotinate-nucleotide diphosphorylase: MILDPILDAALREDWGWGDLSTQTVVSEGERARADFLYKAPGVVCGLEVIRRLWQRVDPSLSFTAKVPEGARVEKGTVAAVVEGDARSILMGERVALNLMQRMSAIATLASTYVAAVEGTKAQILDTRKTTPGLRVLEKYAVRTGGARNHRFGLADAIMIKDNHIEMAGSIAEAVRRARRGSASTTMVEVETESLEMVQEALDAGADIIMLDNMAPSVMTEAVALIAGRAKVEASGGISLETVRRAAETGVDYISVGALTHSAGSLDISLDIHRLT; this comes from the coding sequence CTGATCCTGGATCCCATCCTCGACGCCGCCCTGCGCGAAGACTGGGGCTGGGGCGACCTCAGCACCCAGACCGTCGTGAGCGAGGGCGAGCGCGCCCGAGCCGACTTCCTCTACAAGGCTCCCGGCGTGGTCTGCGGCCTGGAAGTGATCCGCCGCCTGTGGCAGCGGGTCGATCCCAGCCTGAGCTTCACCGCCAAGGTCCCGGAAGGCGCGCGGGTCGAGAAGGGCACCGTCGCCGCCGTGGTCGAGGGCGACGCCCGCTCCATCCTGATGGGCGAGCGGGTCGCCCTGAACCTCATGCAGCGCATGAGCGCGATCGCCACCCTGGCGTCGACCTACGTGGCGGCCGTGGAAGGCACCAAGGCCCAGATCCTCGACACCCGCAAGACCACCCCGGGCCTGCGTGTGCTCGAGAAGTACGCGGTGCGCACGGGCGGAGCCCGCAACCACCGCTTCGGCCTCGCCGACGCCATCATGATCAAGGACAACCACATCGAGATGGCAGGCTCCATCGCCGAGGCGGTCCGCCGCGCCCGCCGCGGCAGCGCCTCGACCACCATGGTCGAGGTCGAGACCGAGTCGCTCGAAATGGTCCAGGAGGCCCTCGACGCGGGCGCCGACATCATCATGCTCGACAACATGGCCCCCAGCGTCATGACCGAGGCCGTCGCGCTCATCGCGGGCCGCGCCAAGGTGGAGGCCTCGGGCGGGATCTCGCTCGAGACGGTCCGCCGCGCGGCCGAGACCGGCGTGGACTACATCTCGGTGGGTGCGCTGACCCACAGCGCGGGCAGCCTGGACATCTCGCTGGACATCCACCGCCTGACCTAA
- the nadB gene encoding L-aspartate oxidase, which translates to MNRPIPYSHPLPVLVIGSGISGLWTSLELVEQGERVVLVTKQNLMDSNTRYAQGGIAAAIASDDNPELHFHDTLEAGAGLCDEEPVRVLTDEGPAQLNALIAAGVRFDREADGSLATTLEAAHSRRRVVHALGDATGYEIERALVERARQTPAIDILEHAFALELVVQDGRCRGAVVLDADKQVRFIAARAVVLAAGGVGRAWSHTTNPATATGDGIALAYRAGAEISDMEFMQFHPTALVVPGGDSFLVSEAVRGEGAILRNAAGEAFMARYHPKLELAPRDVVARAIAAEMEKDGKDHVLLDLRHMAPELVESRFPTIVAFCRKHGINPPTDMLPVAPAAHYFIGGARTDLWGRTSVSGLYAVGEAASTGVHGSNRLASNSLLEAVVFGRRAAEAIAQEPTPNLRPIGEAITHYPAPEAPSVDVAALRTAFQAEMWQDAGLLRTRAGLVRALERIEPWRVQVEEAALVSTDRSLHELRNLLQVGELVARAALWREESRGTHFRTDFAAKDDSRWLKHFTQSLQVLETSSTR; encoded by the coding sequence ATGAATCGCCCCATCCCTTACTCCCATCCTCTGCCCGTGCTGGTGATCGGAAGCGGCATCAGCGGCCTGTGGACCTCCCTGGAGCTGGTCGAGCAGGGCGAGCGCGTGGTGCTCGTCACCAAGCAGAACCTGATGGACTCCAACACCCGCTACGCCCAGGGCGGCATCGCCGCGGCGATCGCGAGTGACGACAACCCCGAGCTCCACTTCCACGACACCCTCGAGGCGGGAGCGGGCCTGTGCGACGAAGAGCCCGTGCGGGTCCTGACCGACGAGGGCCCCGCCCAGCTCAACGCCCTGATCGCCGCCGGCGTGCGCTTCGACCGGGAGGCGGATGGTAGCTTGGCCACCACCCTGGAGGCCGCCCACTCGCGCCGCCGGGTCGTGCACGCCCTGGGCGACGCCACCGGCTACGAGATCGAGCGCGCGCTGGTCGAGCGCGCCCGCCAGACGCCCGCCATCGACATCCTCGAGCACGCCTTCGCCCTCGAGCTGGTCGTCCAGGACGGCCGCTGCCGCGGGGCGGTGGTGCTCGACGCCGACAAGCAGGTGCGCTTCATCGCCGCGCGGGCCGTGGTGCTCGCCGCGGGCGGCGTCGGCCGCGCCTGGAGCCACACGACCAACCCCGCCACCGCCACCGGCGACGGGATCGCGCTGGCGTACCGCGCCGGCGCCGAGATCTCGGACATGGAGTTCATGCAGTTCCACCCGACGGCCCTGGTGGTGCCGGGGGGCGACTCGTTTTTGGTCTCCGAGGCCGTGCGCGGCGAGGGGGCCATCCTCCGCAACGCGGCGGGCGAGGCCTTCATGGCGCGCTACCATCCCAAGCTGGAGCTCGCGCCCCGCGACGTGGTGGCCCGTGCCATCGCCGCCGAGATGGAGAAGGACGGCAAGGACCACGTCCTGCTCGATCTGCGCCACATGGCCCCCGAGCTGGTCGAGAGCCGCTTCCCGACCATCGTGGCCTTCTGCCGCAAGCACGGGATCAACCCGCCCACCGACATGTTGCCGGTGGCGCCGGCGGCCCACTACTTCATCGGCGGGGCCCGCACGGACCTCTGGGGCCGGACCTCGGTGAGCGGCCTGTACGCCGTCGGCGAGGCCGCGAGCACCGGCGTCCACGGGTCCAACCGCCTGGCGAGCAACTCGCTCTTGGAGGCGGTGGTCTTCGGCCGCCGCGCCGCCGAGGCGATCGCCCAGGAGCCCACGCCCAACCTCCGCCCCATCGGCGAGGCGATCACCCACTACCCGGCCCCCGAAGCCCCCTCGGTCGACGTGGCGGCGCTGCGCACGGCCTTCCAGGCCGAGATGTGGCAGGACGCCGGGCTCCTGCGCACCCGCGCGGGCCTCGTTCGCGCCCTCGAGCGCATCGAGCCCTGGCGCGTCCAGGTCGAGGAGGCCGCCCTCGTCTCGACCGATCGCTCCCTCCACGAGCTGCGCAACCTCTTGCAGGTCGGCGAGCTGGTGGCCCGCGCCGCCCTGTGGCGCGAGGAGAGCCGGGGCACCCACTTCCGCACCGATTTTGCCGCAAAGGACGATTCCCGTTGGCTGAAGCACTTCACGCAATCCCTGCAGGTGTTGGAGACCAGCTCCACCCGCTGA
- a CDS encoding HAMP domain-containing histidine kinase, protein MRSQFCSKLSRLSALVRQRAALHTYCRNAQHEPNGAIPIEQQLRALEQLRRNLLSNVAHELRTPLSGILGYGELLEEELNERLNDEQRSFMHQILSEGYHLRDLINTMLDMSQLATGTLELDRQPLSLELLVQQVCEQYRKLASPKEILLSCMVENPLPYVYADPSRAFQVLGHLLTNALKFTPVGGTVTLSARLEPADGRPMVRVEVTDSGIGINPEQLPMLFTSFFQADPSATRAFGGLGLGLSLSKNLIELQGGHIWAQSIPGEGSTFGFTLPVWQESDEVLK, encoded by the coding sequence GTGAGGTCGCAGTTCTGCTCGAAACTGAGCCGCCTGAGCGCATTGGTGCGGCAACGAGCCGCCCTGCACACCTACTGCCGCAATGCCCAGCACGAGCCCAACGGGGCGATCCCCATCGAGCAGCAACTCAGAGCCCTCGAGCAGCTGCGGCGCAACCTGCTCTCCAACGTGGCCCACGAGCTGCGCACCCCGCTCTCGGGGATCCTGGGCTACGGGGAACTGCTCGAAGAAGAGCTGAACGAGCGTCTGAACGACGAGCAGCGCAGCTTCATGCACCAGATCCTGAGCGAGGGCTACCACCTGCGGGATCTGATCAACACGATGCTCGACATGAGCCAACTGGCGACCGGCACCCTGGAGCTGGATCGCCAGCCGCTCTCACTGGAACTCTTGGTGCAGCAGGTCTGCGAGCAGTATCGCAAGCTCGCCTCCCCCAAGGAGATCCTCCTGAGCTGCATGGTCGAAAACCCCCTGCCCTACGTGTACGCCGATCCCTCGCGGGCCTTCCAGGTCCTCGGCCACCTATTGACCAACGCCCTCAAGTTCACGCCGGTCGGCGGCACCGTCACCCTGAGCGCCAGACTCGAGCCGGCTGACGGCCGCCCGATGGTTCGGGTCGAAGTAACGGACTCCGGGATCGGGATCAACCCGGAGCAGTTGCCCATGCTCTTCACCAGCTTCTTCCAGGCCGACCCGAGCGCCACCCGGGCATTCGGCGGCCTGGGCCTCGGGCTTTCGCTCTCCAAGAACCTGATCGAGCTGCAAGGTGGCCACATCTGGGCCCAGAGCATCCCGGGCGAGGGCAGCACCTTCGGCTTCACCCTCCCGGTCTGGCAGGAATCGGACGAGGTGCTAAAATAA